Proteins encoded by one window of Pseudorca crassidens isolate mPseCra1 chromosome 3, mPseCra1.hap1, whole genome shotgun sequence:
- the IZUMO4 gene encoding izumo sperm-egg fusion protein 4 isoform X2: MALLLCLALTAALARGCLHCHGNFSEKFSFYRHHVNLKSWWVGDIPVSGSLLTDWSQDTMKELHLAIPAEITWEKLNQVANVVYQRMDQLYQGKLYFPGYFPNELRAIFREQVHLIQKAIIESRIDCQRHCGIFQYETISCTNCTNSHVVCFGYSCESSAEWKAAVQGLLQHINNWSKQNTNTSLISPSFRCLESSHLANLTLENASKCLIQH; encoded by the exons aTGGCGCTGCTGCTGTGCCTGGCCCTGACAGCGGCGCTGGCCCGCGGCTGCTTGCACTGCCACGGCAACTTCTCGGAGAAGTTCTCCTTCTACCGCCATCACGTGAACCTCAAGTCCTGGTGGGTGGGCGACATCCCCGTGTCGGGCTCGCTGCTCACTGACTGGAGCCAGGACACAATGAAGGAGCTGCACCTGGCCATCCCCGCGGAGATCA CCTGGGAGAAGCTGAACCAAGTGGCGAACGTCGTGTACCAGAGAATGGATCAACTGTACCAGGGGAAGCTGTATTTCCCTG GGTATTTTCCCAACGAGCTGCGAGCTATCTTCCGGGAGCAGGTGCACCTCATCCAGAAAGCCATCATCGAAA GCCGCATCGACTGTCAGCGTCACTGCG GCATCTTCCAGTACGAGACCATCTCCTGCACCAACTGCACGAACTCACACGTCGTCTGCTTTGGCTACAGCTGCGA GTCGTCGGCAGAGTGGAAGGCAGCAGTGCAGGGCCTCCTCCAGCACAT AAATAACTGGAGCAA ACAGAACACCAACACAAG CTTGATATCACCAAGCTTCAGGTGTCTGGAGTCCTCGCACCTGGCCAACCTGACTCTGGAAAACGCCTCCAAGTGCCTGATACAGCACTGA
- the IZUMO4 gene encoding izumo sperm-egg fusion protein 4 isoform X1, whose amino-acid sequence MALLLCLALTAALARGCLHCHGNFSEKFSFYRHHVNLKSWWVGDIPVSGSLLTDWSQDTMKELHLAIPAEITWEKLNQVANVVYQRMDQLYQGKLYFPGYFPNELRAIFREQVHLIQKAIIESRIDCQRHCGCGRLWCVTGIFQYETISCTNCTNSHVVCFGYSCESSAEWKAAVQGLLQHINNWSK is encoded by the exons aTGGCGCTGCTGCTGTGCCTGGCCCTGACAGCGGCGCTGGCCCGCGGCTGCTTGCACTGCCACGGCAACTTCTCGGAGAAGTTCTCCTTCTACCGCCATCACGTGAACCTCAAGTCCTGGTGGGTGGGCGACATCCCCGTGTCGGGCTCGCTGCTCACTGACTGGAGCCAGGACACAATGAAGGAGCTGCACCTGGCCATCCCCGCGGAGATCA CCTGGGAGAAGCTGAACCAAGTGGCGAACGTCGTGTACCAGAGAATGGATCAACTGTACCAGGGGAAGCTGTATTTCCCTG GGTATTTTCCCAACGAGCTGCGAGCTATCTTCCGGGAGCAGGTGCACCTCATCCAGAAAGCCATCATCGAAA GCCGCATCGACTGTCAGCGTCACTGCG GGTGCGGCCGCCTCTGGTGTGTTACAGGCATCTTCCAGTACGAGACCATCTCCTGCACCAACTGCACGAACTCACACGTCGTCTGCTTTGGCTACAGCTGCGA GTCGTCGGCAGAGTGGAAGGCAGCAGTGCAGGGCCTCCTCCAGCACAT AAATAACTGGAGCAAGTAA